The Pseudoxanthomonas sp. Root65 sequence TCGCCGGTGTCAGCGGCTTCTGCGGCATGGCGCGCCTGCTGGCGTGGATGCCCTGGAACCGCCGCACAGTGCCATGATCCCCTCCATCCCCTGTCCGCCGCCCGGAGCCGTCCATGAGTGATTCCCAGCACATCCGCATCACCCTGGAGCAGGAAGAGGACTACAGCTTCCGCATCCGTTTCGACGACACCACCATCGCCGACCTGATGGCCGACGAACCCCCGCCGCTGGGCAAGGGCGAGGGCCCGAATCCGACGCGGCTGCTGGTATCGGCGGTGGCCAACTGCCTGTCCGCCAGCCTGCTGTTCGCGCTACGCAAGTTCAAGAACACACCCGGCAAGCTGGTGACCCATGCCACGGCGGAACTGGTGCGCAACGAGCAGGGCAGGCTGCGGGTGGGCCACATCCATGCCGACATCCGGCTGGCCGAGGCCGGCACGGCGCATGCCTCGCTGGAGCGCATCCTGGCCCAGTTCGAGAACTTCTGCGTGGTGACCGAGAGCGTCCGCCACGGCATCG is a genomic window containing:
- a CDS encoding OsmC family protein, which encodes MSDSQHIRITLEQEEDYSFRIRFDDTTIADLMADEPPPLGKGEGPNPTRLLVSAVANCLSASLLFALRKFKNTPGKLVTHATAELVRNEQGRLRVGHIHADIRLAEAGTAHASLERILAQFENFCVVTESVRHGIEVSVSITDADGVQLHGTARTAQGES